A stretch of Metabacillus sp. FJAT-52054 DNA encodes these proteins:
- a CDS encoding GNAT family N-acetyltransferase, with protein sequence MTIQLKPVTRDNWEDALELSVQSAQLHLVPSPAISLAKIGIKPDGDSIEYLPFGIYHNHIMVGFIMHARDESTSNMYWINGFLIDSKHQGNGYGRDALAEMIRWIKEHNPNCQEIRLTVRIDNEGARKLYESMGFQGTGVMYGDEEVWILGVV encoded by the coding sequence ATGACCATTCAATTAAAACCTGTTACGAGAGATAACTGGGAGGACGCGTTGGAACTCAGCGTTCAATCGGCTCAACTCCATTTAGTCCCTTCACCGGCCATATCTCTTGCAAAAATCGGCATAAAGCCGGATGGAGACAGCATTGAATATCTCCCATTCGGAATCTATCACAATCATATAATGGTAGGCTTTATCATGCATGCACGTGATGAATCGACGTCCAATATGTACTGGATCAACGGCTTTTTGATTGATAGCAAGCATCAGGGAAACGGGTATGGCCGCGACGCCCTCGCTGAAATGATCCGCTGGATAAAGGAGCACAATCCGAACTGCCAGGAAATCCGCCTAACCGTTCGCATCGATAACGAAGGAGCAAGGAAGCTCTATGAAAGTATGGGGTTTCAAGGCACAGGGGTTATGTATGGGGATGAGGAGGTATGGATTTTGGGGGTTGTTTGA
- a CDS encoding TIGR01777 family oxidoreductase has translation MKKKVVLAGGTGFIGQYLNDRFAEAGYDVKVISRGSKIHSWDRFDSIVEAIEGSDMLINLAGKSVNCRYNEKNKAEIFSSRTDTTEMLGKAILQCANPPSLWINSSTATIYRHAEDRAMTEENGEIGSGFSVDVAKAWEKSFFSFDLPNTRQAALRIAIVLGDGGVMTPYRNLAKFGLGGVQGSGRQMFSWIHVEDVYRIIQFIRENEHLRGVFNTAAPKPISNQEFMSEVRKAMNIKFGLPSPKWMLEMGAVFIRTETELVLKSRWVIPERLEREGFTFKYPDMKSALGEILRKEVQRG, from the coding sequence ATGAAAAAGAAGGTTGTGCTAGCCGGCGGTACAGGGTTTATCGGACAATATTTGAATGATCGGTTTGCTGAAGCTGGTTATGATGTGAAGGTTATCTCAAGAGGTTCCAAGATTCATTCATGGGACCGGTTTGATTCAATTGTTGAAGCAATTGAGGGCTCAGATATGCTGATCAATTTGGCAGGGAAATCCGTAAATTGCCGCTATAATGAGAAGAATAAAGCGGAGATTTTCAGCTCTAGGACAGATACGACCGAAATGCTGGGTAAAGCGATTCTGCAATGTGCAAATCCGCCTTCTCTTTGGATCAATTCGAGTACAGCGACGATTTACCGCCATGCGGAGGACCGGGCGATGACAGAGGAGAACGGGGAGATTGGATCTGGTTTTTCGGTAGACGTCGCCAAGGCCTGGGAAAAATCGTTCTTCAGTTTTGATTTGCCGAATACCCGCCAGGCAGCATTAAGGATTGCTATTGTCCTTGGAGACGGAGGCGTCATGACTCCGTATAGAAATCTCGCCAAATTCGGACTCGGCGGCGTACAGGGATCCGGGAGGCAAATGTTCAGCTGGATCCACGTCGAGGATGTGTACCGGATCATTCAATTTATCCGTGAGAACGAACACTTACGCGGCGTATTCAACACCGCTGCGCCCAAGCCTATTTCCAATCAGGAATTTATGAGCGAGGTACGAAAAGCGATGAACATCAAGTTCGGACTGCCGTCTCCAAAATGGATGCTGGAGATGGGGGCGGTGTTTATCCGGACGGAAACCGAGCTCGTTCTGAAAAGCAGATGGGTGATTCCGGAGCGGCTGGAGAGGGAAGGGTTTACGTTTAAGTATCCGGATATGAAGTCGGCTCTTGGTGAGATCCTGAGGAAGGAAGTACAGCGGGGGTAG
- a CDS encoding SagB family peptide dehydrogenase: MNLEKFLYTIHFDMDQASPPDWQPDWEDAPFPYKLYRNLPRIPLDADIPLSLAAPESPCQPDLRRLGHFLWYTYGLAQISQTVYPEEESEELSQSLRRFAPSGGGLYPNELYVYLKLEDIPAGVYHYDVARHGLVLLREGNADDYLGKALGDRCDVASCFGTVLISARFWKNFFKYNQFSYRLQGLDAGVLIGQLEETAKRFGFAAGVYFQFLDRAVNHLLGLRDDEESVYAVIPLSTGATRWCAGGNRTELSAEELSRTIPAIKTSYETGSKRIMEFPALLYANEASYLDFSESFKRMRPVEKSAEQGRRLKLPGKGFSYDLAEACRNRFSPEMDFTQGKISMAQVGDLLKESFRSYASRNDLDGLGKNRPRVSVYGCFYRVDGIPDGAYQYHEAEQELEEIRPGDHRFFLQEAMSLDNVNLYQVPLVIHIAGTRDHLLSELGYRGYRIQQMEAGMLTQRLLLTAAAIGWGGHPLLGYDVNKCDALYGMDGRGETCLIQIPVGPYRKRSWLTGGLNR, translated from the coding sequence TTGAATCTCGAGAAATTTCTATATACGATTCATTTTGATATGGATCAGGCGAGTCCTCCGGATTGGCAGCCGGATTGGGAGGATGCACCGTTCCCTTATAAGCTGTACCGGAATCTTCCGCGCATCCCGCTTGATGCAGATATCCCTCTTTCGCTGGCTGCGCCTGAGTCCCCTTGTCAGCCTGACTTGAGAAGGCTGGGGCATTTTCTCTGGTACACATATGGATTGGCGCAAATTTCCCAAACGGTCTACCCCGAGGAGGAATCCGAAGAACTTTCGCAATCCTTAAGAAGATTTGCCCCTTCAGGCGGCGGTTTGTATCCAAACGAATTGTATGTCTATTTGAAGCTTGAGGATATTCCTGCCGGTGTCTATCATTACGATGTTGCCCGTCATGGGCTGGTCCTATTACGGGAAGGAAATGCCGATGATTATCTGGGGAAAGCACTTGGGGACCGCTGCGACGTTGCCTCCTGTTTTGGAACGGTGCTGATTTCAGCGAGATTTTGGAAAAATTTCTTCAAATACAATCAGTTTTCCTACCGTTTGCAGGGGCTTGATGCAGGAGTCTTGATCGGGCAGCTGGAGGAGACAGCGAAGCGGTTTGGTTTTGCAGCAGGTGTGTATTTTCAGTTCCTCGACAGGGCTGTCAATCATCTGCTTGGTTTGAGAGACGACGAGGAAAGTGTGTATGCCGTCATTCCGCTTTCCACCGGTGCAACGAGGTGGTGTGCAGGCGGGAACCGGACAGAGTTGTCCGCGGAGGAACTGAGCAGAACCATTCCCGCCATAAAAACAAGCTACGAGACCGGCTCGAAGAGGATTATGGAGTTTCCTGCTTTATTATATGCCAATGAGGCATCCTATCTTGATTTCTCTGAATCATTCAAACGAATGAGACCAGTCGAAAAATCAGCTGAACAAGGACGAAGGCTAAAGCTGCCTGGAAAAGGATTTTCCTATGACCTGGCCGAGGCGTGCCGAAACCGGTTTTCCCCGGAAATGGATTTTACGCAGGGAAAAATCAGCATGGCCCAAGTGGGGGATCTGCTGAAAGAGTCGTTCCGTTCATATGCCAGCCGGAACGATCTCGACGGGTTAGGAAAAAACAGACCGCGCGTTTCCGTGTATGGGTGCTTCTACAGGGTGGACGGCATTCCGGACGGGGCGTATCAGTATCACGAAGCCGAGCAGGAGCTAGAGGAAATCAGACCCGGGGATCACCGTTTTTTCCTGCAGGAGGCCATGTCGCTTGACAACGTCAATCTGTATCAAGTCCCGTTGGTCATTCATATAGCCGGAACCCGGGACCACCTGCTGTCTGAGCTCGGGTACAGAGGGTACCGAATTCAGCAAATGGAAGCAGGCATGCTCACACAGCGTCTCCTGCTCACCGCAGCGGCTATCGGCTGGGGCGGTCATCCGCTGCTTGGCTACGATGTAAATAAATGTGACGCCCTTTACGGGATGGATGGGAGGGGAGAAACGTGCCTGATCCAGATCCCAGTCGGCCCTTACCGGAAACGGTCATGGCTTACAGGGGGGCTGAATAGATAA
- a CDS encoding aminoglycoside 6-adenylyltransferase → MRTEKEMFDLIIGIAEQDERIRAAYMNGSRTNPNAPKDIFQDYDIVYVVTETASFIADEGWIGVFGDLIILQEPDKMDLLAGKKTDFDQSYGYLMLFTDGNRIDLHIETQEAMMENGYISEKLTVPLLDKDGILRELPEPSDADYHIKKPSEPLFLNACNEFWWCLQSVVKGIWRDELPYAKQFFEAPVRTVLNEMVSWWIGTKHGFEVSSGKMGKYFKKYLPESHWNLYKETYSDGYPENMWQSVFAACELFRTLAKDVAGNFSFTYNMDEDTNMTNYLKWVKDMPGAGMVE, encoded by the coding sequence TTGAGAACGGAAAAGGAAATGTTTGATTTAATTATAGGCATTGCAGAACAGGATGAGCGAATTCGGGCGGCCTATATGAATGGATCCAGGACAAACCCGAATGCCCCGAAGGATATTTTTCAGGATTATGATATTGTCTATGTAGTGACAGAGACCGCTTCCTTTATTGCAGATGAGGGCTGGATTGGCGTGTTTGGGGATCTGATTATCCTTCAGGAGCCGGACAAAATGGATCTGCTGGCTGGAAAGAAGACCGATTTTGATCAATCCTACGGGTATTTAATGCTTTTCACGGATGGAAATCGCATCGATCTGCATATTGAAACACAGGAAGCGATGATGGAAAACGGATATATCTCAGAGAAGCTGACGGTTCCGTTATTGGATAAAGACGGGATTCTGCGGGAACTCCCAGAGCCATCTGATGCTGATTATCATATAAAAAAACCTTCTGAACCGCTGTTCCTGAACGCCTGCAATGAATTTTGGTGGTGTCTTCAGAGCGTGGTGAAGGGGATTTGGAGAGACGAGCTTCCCTATGCAAAGCAATTCTTTGAGGCACCCGTTCGAACGGTTCTTAATGAAATGGTTTCATGGTGGATTGGAACAAAGCATGGCTTCGAAGTTTCATCAGGGAAAATGGGAAAGTATTTTAAGAAGTACTTGCCTGAATCCCACTGGAATCTGTATAAGGAAACCTACTCGGACGGGTATCCGGAAAACATGTGGCAATCCGTATTTGCAGCATGTGAACTGTTCCGGACTTTAGCGAAAGACGTCGCGGGGAATTTTTCATTTACCTATAACATGGATGAGGATACGAATATGACGAACTATCTGAAATGGGTGAAAGATATGCCTGGTGCAGGAATGGTAGAATGA
- a CDS encoding TOMM precursor leader peptide-binding protein has product MKTIAVIGEGALAELARQKLSERYDVIHTVHADEKIAEAALILQDRWNPSFFHETRERIGRIPRLYGYVTFGEGIIGPLEIKGSIGCVHCASVRKLMAGRDRKEMWDLTERMAESSGTSDVWATRTGLAQIVHILESEVRLLLDDRPVRSDGSIFLLNMRTLEGSRHSFLPDPFCDVCGSVPDDCAELARIELKSSLKTDKNSYRCRSMGELSKFLSKDYLDSSTGLFNEKVVDLSTPFADTMVNLPLFGGNEGTAGRTLSYEASEMTAILEGLERYCGYTARGKNTVIRERYRNLTGQAINPLTVGVHAPEKYADPDFPFQPFHPDRKLNWVWGYSFLQERPVLVPELLAYYSMGCGHKGGFVYETSNGCAVGGSLEEAIFHGIMEVAERDSFLITWYARLGLRRIDPRSSGDTELNLMLDRMETLNGYDLYLFQSTMEHGIPSIWAVVKNRRDSGMNLMCAAGAHLDPVRAVKSAVFELAGMMGALGERLDDNREKYARMLEDGSLVRQMEDHGMLYGLPEAEERLNFLLQDDRPLLSFEEAFERAPIRTDIKDDLEDVILRFKKRNMDVIVVDQTAPELKQNGLHCVKVLIPGMLPMTFGHHLTRVTGLERVLKVPAELGYRNGPLAPEELNPYPHPFP; this is encoded by the coding sequence TTGAAAACAATCGCTGTGATTGGCGAAGGGGCTCTAGCTGAGCTGGCGCGCCAAAAGCTTTCCGAAAGGTATGATGTCATCCATACGGTTCATGCTGATGAAAAGATTGCGGAAGCCGCATTGATTTTGCAGGATCGCTGGAACCCATCTTTTTTTCATGAAACGAGGGAAAGGATTGGGAGGATTCCAAGACTGTATGGGTATGTCACTTTTGGAGAGGGGATTATTGGACCGCTTGAAATAAAAGGATCAATCGGCTGTGTACATTGTGCTTCGGTCAGGAAGCTGATGGCCGGACGGGACCGGAAAGAGATGTGGGACCTGACAGAGAGAATGGCAGAGTCCTCAGGAACAAGCGATGTATGGGCCACCAGGACGGGGCTTGCGCAAATTGTTCACATCCTGGAGAGTGAAGTCCGATTATTGCTGGATGATAGGCCAGTGCGCTCAGATGGAAGCATTTTTTTACTGAATATGAGGACCCTAGAAGGCTCCCGACATTCGTTTCTTCCCGATCCATTCTGTGACGTATGCGGGTCCGTACCTGATGATTGTGCGGAATTGGCGCGGATTGAATTGAAATCAAGTCTAAAAACAGATAAGAACAGCTACAGATGCCGATCAATGGGGGAGCTGTCTAAATTCCTGTCAAAGGATTACCTGGACTCAAGCACCGGACTTTTCAATGAAAAAGTAGTAGATCTTAGTACGCCTTTTGCAGATACGATGGTGAACCTGCCTCTATTCGGAGGGAATGAAGGAACGGCCGGCCGGACACTTTCCTATGAGGCAAGTGAAATGACTGCCATCCTTGAAGGCCTGGAACGGTACTGCGGCTACACGGCGCGCGGGAAAAATACAGTCATACGCGAGAGATACCGCAACTTAACGGGGCAGGCAATAAATCCGCTTACAGTAGGGGTTCATGCACCTGAAAAATATGCAGATCCGGATTTTCCTTTTCAGCCGTTCCATCCGGACCGGAAGCTCAACTGGGTGTGGGGATACTCATTTCTGCAGGAGCGGCCGGTTCTCGTTCCAGAATTGCTTGCTTATTACAGCATGGGGTGCGGGCATAAAGGCGGATTTGTATATGAAACATCCAACGGCTGTGCGGTCGGAGGAAGCTTGGAGGAGGCCATTTTCCATGGAATTATGGAGGTGGCGGAACGCGATTCCTTCCTGATTACATGGTATGCAAGGCTTGGCTTGAGACGAATCGATCCGCGGTCATCCGGAGATACCGAATTGAATTTGATGCTTGACCGGATGGAGACGCTGAACGGGTATGATCTTTATTTGTTCCAGTCTACGATGGAGCATGGGATTCCGAGTATTTGGGCTGTGGTAAAGAACCGCAGGGACAGCGGCATGAATTTGATGTGTGCAGCAGGCGCCCACCTCGATCCGGTCAGGGCTGTGAAAAGTGCCGTTTTTGAACTTGCGGGAATGATGGGAGCCCTTGGTGAGCGGCTGGATGATAATCGGGAGAAATATGCGAGGATGCTCGAGGATGGTTCATTGGTAAGGCAGATGGAGGATCATGGGATGCTGTATGGCTTGCCGGAAGCTGAGGAACGATTGAACTTTCTGCTTCAGGATGACCGACCGCTTTTGAGTTTCGAGGAGGCCTTCGAGCGCGCTCCGATCAGAACGGATATAAAGGATGATCTCGAAGACGTAATTTTACGGTTCAAGAAACGGAATATGGATGTCATTGTCGTGGATCAGACGGCTCCGGAGCTGAAACAAAATGGACTGCACTGTGTAAAGGTGCTGATTCCGGGAATGCTCCCGATGACGTTTGGCCATCATTTAACCCGCGTAACGGGTCTTGAGCGGGTGCTGAAGGTGCCGGCTGAGCTTGGTTACAGAAATGGACCGCTGGCACCGGAGGAGCTTAATCCATATCCTCATCCGTTTCCATAG
- a CDS encoding DUF1801 domain-containing protein, with the protein MANTGSEQVEEFMINLEHPLKNEITEVRSIILASCGKLTEHVKWNAPSFCINGEDRITFNLRGQKSFRLIFHRGAKGKSGTGKEPLFNDETGLLNWAAPDRAIAVFTDMEDINKKRGHLEKIVETWIELTE; encoded by the coding sequence ATGGCAAACACTGGCTCTGAACAAGTTGAAGAATTCATGATTAATCTGGAACATCCATTAAAAAATGAAATAACAGAGGTCAGATCCATCATTCTTGCTTCTTGCGGGAAGCTGACCGAACACGTTAAATGGAATGCACCGAGCTTTTGCATAAACGGAGAAGATCGAATTACGTTTAACCTGAGGGGCCAAAAATCGTTCCGCCTGATTTTCCATCGCGGAGCGAAAGGTAAATCAGGTACCGGCAAGGAGCCGCTCTTTAATGATGAAACAGGATTGCTTAATTGGGCGGCTCCTGACAGAGCCATTGCAGTCTTTACTGATATGGAAGATATCAACAAAAAAAGAGGACATTTAGAGAAAATCGTGGAAACTTGGATAGAATTGACGGAATAA
- a CDS encoding transglycosylase SLT domain-containing protein, with protein sequence MKLMGKLCLTAVLTLGLLQPGVSAEATGTDFSSNCTKYGVLKPNVNPSFQHMNCLLTNAALAADIPPEVVKAVATQENGKWQQFGIKPADSGIGLMQVTNYPGYSKEKLKNDVIYNIDAGISILSKKYDSNVPKIKGAGRNIIENWYFPVMAYNGIKPVNSPLIKATGKKNIKAYQEEVFSKIVKDSLLKSANLAQFPFTTADFEYDPTSNQNIVFRKMEYSIKDLHPTVYQFKAGNRVMVTVDSVKVRVHPDTTKSAKNVGKNTVLLVRGNFVYSKNSANQFVWYPVRTADQKIKGYISSAYIKKL encoded by the coding sequence ATGAAATTAATGGGGAAATTGTGTTTAACTGCGGTTTTGACATTAGGGTTGCTTCAGCCAGGAGTATCTGCAGAAGCTACAGGAACGGATTTTTCGTCTAACTGTACAAAGTACGGTGTATTAAAACCTAATGTAAATCCTTCTTTTCAGCATATGAATTGCTTGTTAACAAATGCTGCATTGGCAGCTGATATACCGCCAGAAGTAGTGAAAGCTGTAGCTACACAGGAAAATGGCAAGTGGCAGCAATTTGGAATTAAGCCTGCTGATAGCGGTATCGGTCTTATGCAGGTCACTAACTACCCTGGTTACTCCAAGGAAAAATTAAAAAATGATGTTATCTATAACATTGACGCTGGTATTAGTATTCTTTCAAAAAAATATGATAGTAATGTTCCGAAGATAAAAGGGGCAGGCCGGAATATTATTGAAAACTGGTATTTTCCTGTAATGGCTTATAATGGGATCAAGCCTGTGAACAGTCCGCTTATAAAAGCAACCGGTAAGAAAAATATAAAAGCGTATCAGGAAGAAGTGTTCAGCAAAATAGTGAAAGATAGCTTATTAAAGTCTGCAAATCTAGCGCAATTTCCTTTCACAACAGCAGATTTTGAATATGATCCCACAAGCAATCAGAATATCGTTTTTCGAAAGATGGAATACTCTATAAAAGATCTGCATCCAACTGTTTATCAATTTAAAGCAGGAAATCGAGTGATGGTGACAGTAGATAGCGTCAAGGTAAGGGTTCATCCAGATACTACAAAATCGGCAAAAAATGTGGGGAAAAACACCGTTTTATTAGTTAGGGGAAATTTTGTTTATAGCAAAAATTCTGCTAATCAATTTGTTTGGTACCCAGTAAGAACGGCCGATCAAAAGATAAAGGGATATATTTCATCCGCTTACATTAAAAAACTTTAA
- a CDS encoding bacteriocin maturation protein — MHNLDPSMRLKVNRDTVFIPDPSGQVYFRNNRSSFQMEGSTISQWIEKLLPMFTGDRTLDELTAGLTPAYRDRVYEIAGVLYNNGYLRDVSEERPHQLPKQVLKYFGSQIEFLDTFGGSGAAKFEDFRKTKVLAAGSGPCFVSLVSALLDSGLTKFHLRMTDMTPIDRERIRELVEEARKYGHETAVEEISSQSWQDAVQPFQTILYISEDRRELTALQQICESEGKILIPAIFLGHEGIAGPVLHPEMKNDVESVIRSVHTAPGEKSTSPSSTAAAMLANLIAFEWLKEATGLKAAEDRQFYLLNLETLEGSWHSVTPHLKKKASVTPAVHIRERIDGEPDRKLGYWLISFSELTSPQTGIFHAWEEGELTQLPLSQCRVQAVHPETGEILPEIVCAGIHHEEARREAGLAGIEAYASCLMETDGIGAGETVAEAICRALHKALERELGKRGKENAPIYPVQLHAEDEECRYYWQVLNTLQGPPVIGIGKEVAGFPSVWVGTAKGWTNRTGLNLTLAVRSALKQAIQQVQSSNVNQTANSPVLLENAIRLMIPAYELEEKALYSYAEDVLEREGFFIEIKELEVDPLIKEGIAGVFGVALREGESD, encoded by the coding sequence ATGCATAATTTGGATCCTTCTATGCGGCTGAAAGTGAATCGTGATACGGTGTTCATCCCGGATCCATCAGGCCAAGTCTATTTCCGGAATAATAGGAGCTCATTCCAAATGGAGGGAAGCACGATTTCCCAGTGGATTGAAAAGCTGCTGCCGATGTTTACGGGTGATCGCACGCTTGATGAATTGACTGCAGGCTTGACGCCTGCTTACCGCGACCGGGTATATGAAATTGCCGGTGTTCTTTACAACAACGGATACTTACGTGATGTCAGCGAGGAACGGCCTCATCAATTGCCTAAACAGGTGCTTAAGTATTTCGGCTCTCAAATTGAGTTTCTTGATACATTCGGGGGATCGGGTGCGGCAAAATTTGAAGATTTCCGGAAAACGAAGGTGTTAGCAGCGGGCTCAGGTCCTTGTTTTGTTTCGCTTGTATCTGCACTGCTTGATTCAGGTTTGACGAAGTTTCATTTGCGAATGACGGACATGACCCCAATCGATAGGGAACGGATCAGAGAGCTTGTGGAGGAAGCACGCAAGTATGGCCATGAGACGGCAGTTGAGGAAATTTCGTCTCAAAGCTGGCAGGACGCTGTTCAGCCCTTTCAAACGATTTTGTATATCTCTGAGGATCGCAGAGAACTGACGGCTCTTCAGCAAATTTGCGAAAGTGAAGGGAAAATTCTGATTCCAGCGATTTTTCTTGGGCATGAGGGGATTGCAGGACCGGTTCTGCATCCGGAGATGAAGAACGATGTGGAGTCGGTGATCAGGAGTGTTCATACAGCTCCGGGGGAAAAAAGCACATCTCCATCTTCAACAGCTGCTGCGATGCTTGCGAACTTGATTGCCTTCGAATGGCTGAAGGAAGCGACGGGGCTAAAGGCTGCAGAGGATCGGCAATTCTATCTGCTGAACCTGGAAACGCTCGAGGGAAGCTGGCATTCCGTTACCCCGCATTTGAAAAAAAAAGCATCGGTCACGCCGGCAGTCCATATTAGAGAGCGAATTGATGGGGAACCGGATCGGAAGCTTGGATATTGGCTCATAAGCTTCAGTGAACTGACCTCACCACAAACAGGCATTTTTCATGCGTGGGAGGAAGGAGAACTGACACAGCTTCCGCTTTCGCAGTGCAGGGTGCAGGCTGTTCATCCGGAAACAGGTGAAATTCTTCCGGAGATTGTCTGCGCAGGTATTCATCACGAAGAGGCCAGAAGAGAAGCGGGACTTGCGGGGATTGAAGCGTATGCCTCCTGCCTGATGGAGACAGACGGAATCGGCGCGGGAGAAACGGTAGCGGAGGCGATTTGCCGGGCGCTTCATAAGGCACTTGAAAGGGAGCTTGGCAAAAGAGGAAAGGAAAACGCTCCGATCTATCCTGTTCAGCTGCATGCAGAGGATGAAGAGTGCCGGTACTACTGGCAGGTACTTAATACGCTGCAGGGACCTCCCGTCATTGGAATTGGAAAGGAAGTAGCGGGCTTCCCGTCCGTGTGGGTCGGTACAGCCAAAGGCTGGACGAATCGTACGGGGCTGAATTTGACCCTTGCGGTGAGAAGTGCCCTGAAGCAGGCGATTCAGCAGGTGCAGTCCTCGAACGTAAACCAAACAGCGAATTCTCCGGTGCTATTGGAGAATGCCATAAGGCTGATGATTCCAGCCTATGAACTGGAGGAAAAAGCTCTGTACAGCTATGCAGAAGATGTTTTAGAGAGGGAAGGGTTTTTTATTGAAATCAAAGAGCTTGAGGTGGATCCGCTAATAAAAGAAGGGATTGCCGGGGTCTTTGGGGTAGCTCTCCGAGAGGGGGAATCCGATTGA
- a CDS encoding metalloregulator ArsR/SmtB family transcription factor — protein sequence MTSSAEKHDVFQAIADPTRRKVLQLLSEKELPISEITSHFPISRTAIVKHLHILSEAKLVKGRKAGREKLYSLQPEPLAEVKDWLSYYERFWKNKLSMLKYLVEEE from the coding sequence ATGACTTCAAGTGCTGAGAAACATGATGTATTCCAGGCAATTGCAGACCCTACAAGACGAAAGGTTCTTCAATTACTGAGTGAAAAAGAGCTTCCGATCTCCGAAATTACATCCCATTTTCCCATCAGCCGGACCGCAATCGTCAAGCATCTTCACATTCTCTCTGAAGCGAAGCTTGTTAAAGGAAGAAAAGCAGGCCGGGAAAAGCTTTACAGCCTGCAGCCAGAACCGCTTGCCGAGGTAAAAGACTGGCTCTCCTACTACGAGCGTTTCTGGAAAAACAAATTGTCGATGCTGAAATACTTAGTTGAAGAGGAATAA
- a CDS encoding AI-2E family transporter, protein MPDSKYFRLGYTIIILLVIIMLAVKVQFIFTPLVIIFQTLFFPFLISGVIFYLFRPIVLYLDHKKVPKTLSIVVLYILFIGIGTLLFFLIGPEIQKQFKTLIDNAPGIIETLQSKANEIRQSSWMSRFEENSNMTVEQATAKISDYFKSNVSNIGNGITGLIGILSSLATIIVTVPFIVFYLLKDSEGLSTKIARFFPLKANESKKILKDMDSALSSYIQGQAIICLIVGIMMYIGYLIIGVNYSLILAIVAMFTNVIPFIGPFLAIIPALIIGFIDSPFMAVKVLIVAIIVQQIDGNVSSPLIMGRKLDIHPLTIILLLLVAGSMGGLLFMILAVPVYAVLKVIVSHIYRLYQLHKIEKKQVLKIEED, encoded by the coding sequence TTGCCGGATTCCAAATATTTCAGACTTGGTTATACCATCATCATTCTTTTGGTCATCATTATGCTTGCTGTGAAGGTTCAGTTCATTTTCACACCGCTCGTCATCATTTTTCAAACGTTATTCTTTCCGTTTTTGATTTCAGGGGTCATTTTCTATTTATTTCGGCCGATCGTACTTTACCTGGATCACAAAAAAGTTCCAAAAACGTTATCAATAGTTGTACTTTACATCCTATTTATCGGGATTGGAACGCTGCTATTTTTCCTTATTGGGCCTGAAATTCAGAAGCAGTTCAAAACACTGATTGATAATGCGCCCGGCATTATTGAAACGCTGCAGTCGAAAGCAAATGAAATCAGACAGAGTTCATGGATGTCCCGTTTCGAGGAAAACAGCAATATGACGGTGGAACAGGCAACCGCCAAAATCTCAGATTATTTTAAAAGCAACGTAAGCAACATCGGAAATGGCATAACCGGTTTAATTGGAATCCTCTCAAGCCTAGCCACCATCATTGTCACGGTTCCGTTTATTGTGTTCTATCTATTGAAAGACAGCGAAGGCCTGTCAACAAAGATTGCCCGCTTCTTCCCGTTAAAAGCAAACGAATCAAAAAAAATTCTAAAGGACATGGACTCCGCTCTGAGTTCCTACATTCAGGGACAGGCAATCATCTGTCTTATAGTCGGCATCATGATGTACATAGGCTACCTGATTATCGGCGTCAACTATTCTTTGATCCTGGCGATTGTGGCCATGTTTACAAATGTGATCCCGTTTATCGGACCGTTCTTAGCCATCATTCCGGCGCTAATCATCGGTTTCATTGACTCTCCATTTATGGCAGTCAAAGTCCTGATCGTTGCGATTATTGTCCAGCAAATTGATGGAAATGTAAGCTCCCCGCTAATTATGGGAAGAAAACTTGATATCCATCCATTAACCATCATCCTGCTATTACTCGTCGCAGGAAGCATGGGCGGCTTGCTCTTCATGATTCTCGCTGTGCCGGTATATGCCGTGCTGAAAGTGATCGTGAGCCATATTTACCGTTTGTATCAGCTTCATAAGATTGAGAAGAAACAGGTTTTGAAGATTGAGGAAGATTGA